Proteins encoded in a region of the Oncorhynchus keta strain PuntledgeMale-10-30-2019 chromosome 3, Oket_V2, whole genome shotgun sequence genome:
- the LOC118367135 gene encoding thyroid hormone receptor alpha isoform X2, whose protein sequence is MEHMPKEQDPSLSEGEEKRWIDGPKRKRKSSSCSVKSMSEMKGYGQTGSENTGYIPSYLEKDEPCVVCGDKATGYHYRCITCEGCKGFFRRTIQKNLHPAYSCKYDGCCIIDKITRNQCQLCRFKKCIAVGMAMDLVLDDSKRVAKRRLIEENREKRKKEEMVKTLQNRPEPTGSEWELIRMLTEAHRHTNAQGSHWKQKRKFLPEDIGQSPVAPTSDGDKVDLEAFSEFTKIITPAITRVVDFAKKLPMFSELPCEDQIILLKGCCMEIMSLRAAVRYDPESETLTLSGEMAVKREQLKNGGLGVVSDAIFDLGKSLAQFNLDDTEVALLQAVLLMSSDRSGLTNIDKIEKCQETYLLAFEHYINYRKHNIPHFWPKLLMKVTDLRMIGACHASRFLHMKVECPTELFPPLFLEVFEDQEV, encoded by the exons ATGGAACACATGCCCAAGGAGCAGGACCCTAGCCTatcagagggagaagagaaacg GTGGATCGATGGCccgaaaaggaaaagaaagagcaGCTCATGTTCGGTGAAGAGCATGTCTG AAATGAAGGGATACGGACAGACTGGATCAGAGAATACAG GGTACATCCCCAGCTATCTGGAAAAGGATGAaccgtgtgtggtgtgtggagaCAAGGCCACTGGCTACCATTACCGCTGCATCACCTGTGAGGGCTGCAAG GGTTTCTTTCGGCGGACGATTCAGAAGAACCTCCACCCCGCCTACTCCTGTAAGTACGATGGCTGCTGCATCATCGACAAGATCACCCGCAACCAATGCCAGCTGTGCCGCTTCAAGAAGTGCATCGCAGTGGGCATGGCCATGGACC ttgtCCTGGACGACTCCAAGCGGGTGGCCAAGCGGCGTCTGATCGAGGAGAAccgggagaagaggaagaaggaggagatGGTGAAGACCCTGCAGAACCGGCCAGAGCCCACCGGCTCGGAGTGGGAGCTGATCCGCATGCTGACCGAGGCCCACCGCCACACCAACGCACAGGGCTCCCACTGGAAACAGAAACGCAAGTTCCTG cCGGAGGACATAGGTCAGTCTCCGGTGGCCCCCACGTCGGACGGAGACAAGGTGGACCTGGAGGCCTTCAGTGAGTTTACCAAGATTATCACCCCTGCCATCACCCGCGTCGTCGACTTTGCCAAAAAACTGCCCATGTTCTCGGAG ctgCCTTGTGAGGACCAGATCATCCTATTGAAAGGCTGCTGTATGGAGATCATGTCGCTGCGCGCCGCCGTGCGCTACGACCCAGAGAGCGAGACGCTGACCCTTAGCGGCGAGATGGCGGTCAAGCGGGAGCAGTTGAAGAACGGCGGCCTGGGCGTGGTGTCGGACGCCATCTTCGACCTGGGCAAGAGCCTGGCGCAGTTCAACCTGGACGACACGGAGGTGGCGCTGCTGCAGGCCGTGCTGCTCATGAGCTCAG ACCGCTCGGGCCTGACGAACATTGACAAGATCGAGAAATGCCAGGAGACCTACCTGCTGGCGTTTGAACACTACATCAACTACCGCAAGCACAACATTCCCCACTTCTGGCCCAAGCTGCTGATGAAGGTGACGGACCTGCGCATGATCGGGGCATGCCACGCCAGCCGCTTCCTCCACATGAAGGTGGAGTGTCCGACGGaacttttcccccctctcttcctagaGGTCTTCGAGGACCAGGAAGTGTGA
- the LOC118367135 gene encoding thyroid hormone receptor alpha-B isoform X1: protein MRERERVFSELKHGWQQVHCTVDVSPICQLFERPATLLTMHILHSHCVIRWIDGPKRKRKSSSCSVKSMSEMKGYGQTGSENTGYIPSYLEKDEPCVVCGDKATGYHYRCITCEGCKGFFRRTIQKNLHPAYSCKYDGCCIIDKITRNQCQLCRFKKCIAVGMAMDLVLDDSKRVAKRRLIEENREKRKKEEMVKTLQNRPEPTGSEWELIRMLTEAHRHTNAQGSHWKQKRKFLPEDIGQSPVAPTSDGDKVDLEAFSEFTKIITPAITRVVDFAKKLPMFSELPCEDQIILLKGCCMEIMSLRAAVRYDPESETLTLSGEMAVKREQLKNGGLGVVSDAIFDLGKSLAQFNLDDTEVALLQAVLLMSSDRSGLTNIDKIEKCQETYLLAFEHYINYRKHNIPHFWPKLLMKVTDLRMIGACHASRFLHMKVECPTELFPPLFLEVFEDQEV, encoded by the exons atgagagagagagagagagtattttcAGAGCTGAAACATGGCTGGCAGCAGGTTCACTGTACAGTAGATGTCTCTCCAATTTGCCAGCTGTTTGAGAGGCCAGCCACTCTTTTGACAATGCATATTCTACACTCACACTGCGTTATAAG GTGGATCGATGGCccgaaaaggaaaagaaagagcaGCTCATGTTCGGTGAAGAGCATGTCTG AAATGAAGGGATACGGACAGACTGGATCAGAGAATACAG GGTACATCCCCAGCTATCTGGAAAAGGATGAaccgtgtgtggtgtgtggagaCAAGGCCACTGGCTACCATTACCGCTGCATCACCTGTGAGGGCTGCAAG GGTTTCTTTCGGCGGACGATTCAGAAGAACCTCCACCCCGCCTACTCCTGTAAGTACGATGGCTGCTGCATCATCGACAAGATCACCCGCAACCAATGCCAGCTGTGCCGCTTCAAGAAGTGCATCGCAGTGGGCATGGCCATGGACC ttgtCCTGGACGACTCCAAGCGGGTGGCCAAGCGGCGTCTGATCGAGGAGAAccgggagaagaggaagaaggaggagatGGTGAAGACCCTGCAGAACCGGCCAGAGCCCACCGGCTCGGAGTGGGAGCTGATCCGCATGCTGACCGAGGCCCACCGCCACACCAACGCACAGGGCTCCCACTGGAAACAGAAACGCAAGTTCCTG cCGGAGGACATAGGTCAGTCTCCGGTGGCCCCCACGTCGGACGGAGACAAGGTGGACCTGGAGGCCTTCAGTGAGTTTACCAAGATTATCACCCCTGCCATCACCCGCGTCGTCGACTTTGCCAAAAAACTGCCCATGTTCTCGGAG ctgCCTTGTGAGGACCAGATCATCCTATTGAAAGGCTGCTGTATGGAGATCATGTCGCTGCGCGCCGCCGTGCGCTACGACCCAGAGAGCGAGACGCTGACCCTTAGCGGCGAGATGGCGGTCAAGCGGGAGCAGTTGAAGAACGGCGGCCTGGGCGTGGTGTCGGACGCCATCTTCGACCTGGGCAAGAGCCTGGCGCAGTTCAACCTGGACGACACGGAGGTGGCGCTGCTGCAGGCCGTGCTGCTCATGAGCTCAG ACCGCTCGGGCCTGACGAACATTGACAAGATCGAGAAATGCCAGGAGACCTACCTGCTGGCGTTTGAACACTACATCAACTACCGCAAGCACAACATTCCCCACTTCTGGCCCAAGCTGCTGATGAAGGTGACGGACCTGCGCATGATCGGGGCATGCCACGCCAGCCGCTTCCTCCACATGAAGGTGGAGTGTCCGACGGaacttttcccccctctcttcctagaGGTCTTCGAGGACCAGGAAGTGTGA
- the LOC118367135 gene encoding thyroid hormone receptor alpha-B isoform X3 — protein MSEMKGYGQTGSENTGYIPSYLEKDEPCVVCGDKATGYHYRCITCEGCKGFFRRTIQKNLHPAYSCKYDGCCIIDKITRNQCQLCRFKKCIAVGMAMDLVLDDSKRVAKRRLIEENREKRKKEEMVKTLQNRPEPTGSEWELIRMLTEAHRHTNAQGSHWKQKRKFLPEDIGQSPVAPTSDGDKVDLEAFSEFTKIITPAITRVVDFAKKLPMFSELPCEDQIILLKGCCMEIMSLRAAVRYDPESETLTLSGEMAVKREQLKNGGLGVVSDAIFDLGKSLAQFNLDDTEVALLQAVLLMSSDRSGLTNIDKIEKCQETYLLAFEHYINYRKHNIPHFWPKLLMKVTDLRMIGACHASRFLHMKVECPTELFPPLFLEVFEDQEV, from the exons ATGTCTG AAATGAAGGGATACGGACAGACTGGATCAGAGAATACAG GGTACATCCCCAGCTATCTGGAAAAGGATGAaccgtgtgtggtgtgtggagaCAAGGCCACTGGCTACCATTACCGCTGCATCACCTGTGAGGGCTGCAAG GGTTTCTTTCGGCGGACGATTCAGAAGAACCTCCACCCCGCCTACTCCTGTAAGTACGATGGCTGCTGCATCATCGACAAGATCACCCGCAACCAATGCCAGCTGTGCCGCTTCAAGAAGTGCATCGCAGTGGGCATGGCCATGGACC ttgtCCTGGACGACTCCAAGCGGGTGGCCAAGCGGCGTCTGATCGAGGAGAAccgggagaagaggaagaaggaggagatGGTGAAGACCCTGCAGAACCGGCCAGAGCCCACCGGCTCGGAGTGGGAGCTGATCCGCATGCTGACCGAGGCCCACCGCCACACCAACGCACAGGGCTCCCACTGGAAACAGAAACGCAAGTTCCTG cCGGAGGACATAGGTCAGTCTCCGGTGGCCCCCACGTCGGACGGAGACAAGGTGGACCTGGAGGCCTTCAGTGAGTTTACCAAGATTATCACCCCTGCCATCACCCGCGTCGTCGACTTTGCCAAAAAACTGCCCATGTTCTCGGAG ctgCCTTGTGAGGACCAGATCATCCTATTGAAAGGCTGCTGTATGGAGATCATGTCGCTGCGCGCCGCCGTGCGCTACGACCCAGAGAGCGAGACGCTGACCCTTAGCGGCGAGATGGCGGTCAAGCGGGAGCAGTTGAAGAACGGCGGCCTGGGCGTGGTGTCGGACGCCATCTTCGACCTGGGCAAGAGCCTGGCGCAGTTCAACCTGGACGACACGGAGGTGGCGCTGCTGCAGGCCGTGCTGCTCATGAGCTCAG ACCGCTCGGGCCTGACGAACATTGACAAGATCGAGAAATGCCAGGAGACCTACCTGCTGGCGTTTGAACACTACATCAACTACCGCAAGCACAACATTCCCCACTTCTGGCCCAAGCTGCTGATGAAGGTGACGGACCTGCGCATGATCGGGGCATGCCACGCCAGCCGCTTCCTCCACATGAAGGTGGAGTGTCCGACGGaacttttcccccctctcttcctagaGGTCTTCGAGGACCAGGAAGTGTGA